A region of the Stieleria neptunia genome:
AGAGCGTTTCCAATTCGTCATCGCTCAGGCTGCGAATCGGGACGCGGACGAGCTCGAATTCGTAGGCCGTGCCGACATCCAGTTGCTCCATTTCCAGCGGTCCGGTGATCACCTGCTCGATCGAGTCGTTGGACAACGCGCGGCGGCAGATCGTTTGGAAGGTCGGCTCGTCGACTCCGCTGATCCAATACTTTCGCATCGTGCGGACCGACTGGACATCGAAACCACAATCGCGGGCGGCACCGATCGTGCTGGCGGCGACCGGGTCCATCACGCCGGGTTTGGGCAACACGTTGACCAGTCGAATGTCGCTCGATTCGGCCGGCGGCTGGCTCAACACCGCATCGCCGGCGACCGCCACGACGGTCCGCTCGGTCACCGCGTCGGCCAGCAGGGTCTGGGCGATCTGCTGGGCCTGTTCGCCGTCGATTTCACCCTGGACCAAAAAACCGCGTGCGAAGACGACCGGGACGTCGTCACCGATGCCCAACTCATGAATTTCCTCGCTGGTGCGGGCGCCCTCGCGGTCGATCTCGTTCTCGGCGGGATAAATGTCAATCTGCCACAGCGGCATCGTCGTGTCCTGGTGCGGGGAAGAAAGCGGTGCGGGGAAGAAAACTCAGCCTGCCCCGGAGTGTATCGAAATCACTGGCGATTGCCGAGAACACTGGCGATTGCCGAGAACACTGGCTTGCTCCGCCCCCGGCTTGGGAGGACCTGCCATGAGTCGGAGTCATCCTCCCTCTGCGATCACGATTGTAAAATGGCAGCTTTTGGCGAACCATTTAGATTCTCTCCCCCTGGGAGAGAGGGCGTTTGCGCAGCAAGCAAACGCCAGAGAGGGCCGGCGCTGCAAAAGTCGTTGCACCTTGCGCTACGATCAAATCCGTCACTTAAACAATTGAGGTCCCCTGGGAGGGTCGCGGAGGAGTTGACGCTCGGAGCGGGGAGGGGCTCTGTGGCTCGGAATCGCTCAGCGACGACCGATCGACCCTCCCCTCGCTGCGCTCGACCCTCCCTGCCAGGGAGGGTGACTTTCTATCTCTTGTTAGCGGCAGGGCGCGAGCCCTCCGAGGCTGTGAATTATTGGTTTACATCAGCACTCACCTTCGTTTTTGACGTGATTTCAAAAACGGACAGAAAAATTTCGGTCGTGTTTGCTCCTGCCGATCCGAAATTGGAGGCGGCTGAGCAGGGAGGCCTGCCAAGTTGGCTAGCGAATCGAGCTCGTTTGGCTCGACTCGCTGCGAATCGCTCAACTTGAAGCAGGCGGCGCGCTATGCTCCCCCATTAAATGCGGTAAAAAGCCCAGATGTTGGAAGCGATTGAAGTTGTTCACCAGCACATGCCACAGTGTTTGCCCAAGGGCTTTGCGCTGGCCGCGAACGCTAAATTGATTCAGCCCACGGTTGCGACACTCCGCGTTGGGGAATTCCGCAATGGAGGGACGTTGCTGGTAGATCGCTTGAGCTTCCTCTGTCCCCATCCGTTCGCGAAAACGCCCCATCGCGTCGCTGTCAGTGGGCTTCGCTTGATAGGGAGTTTTACCATCGGCGACGGCTTTCTCAGCACCCTGAACAGCACCATAGACCGTCGTCCCAGCGGCATCCAACGCGTCGATATCCGCAGCTTTGATAAAACCACCATCGACTATGTACTGTCCTGGCACGACACCATACGTCGAACACACTGACTCATAGACCGGAAGCATCTGGCCCATGTCACTGCCTTGGTTGTTCACGTCCACGCCGACAACGATTCGAGTCTGCCCATCGGTGGCAAACTGCACATTAAACGCCGGACGAAAGCCGCCATCGCCCATCTTCATCCGTACCGCTTCGGGGTCCGTCGTCGAGGCTCGCGGAGTTGATTTGCTTTTGCGAGACTTCTTTTCCCGGCGACGGCGTTCAAGCTCCTCAAGGTTGTCTTGAGCGGCTTTGATGCGTTCGAGCCGTTCTTCGGCGGCACGCTGTCGTGCGGCTTGCTCCGCGGCCGAGACTTCGGCTTGGTTCTCTTGCTCGGATTGCTCGTTGAGTTCTTTGAGATACTTCTCCGCTTCCTCCTGCATCCGTTGCAGCGTCGGCTCGGATCGAAACGAACTGCTGCCCGCCGAAGCACGCACACGCATACCATCCTGGCCAATCGTCTCAAGCGTGATCAGTTTTTCGTTGAGCAATACGGTGATTGAATCACTTAGCAGTTGTTCCAGTTCTTCAGTGTGCTTCGTGCGAAAATCACTCAGCGTATGGTAGTTGACTGTTACTCCGCCGCAGATCCACAGGTAACAAAAATCACGCGTGGTAAGCTCCGCGATTCGCCGCGCGCTGGTGATTCCTTCGAGGGTGGCGTAGAACCACAGAGCGAAGAGAATCCTGGGATCGATGGGGTTTCGCCCACGTGTTCCTTGGAGTGATTTGATCGGTTCATAGAAGGGGGACAGATCCAGCGATTGGCAGTAGTCCCAAACCAATCGCACGCGATGATCACTGGCGACGAGTTGGTCCAGCGAGAGCATCCGCATCTCGATCTGAGTTCGTTCGGGCCGGTTGGTACGAGCTTGGCCACGCTGAGTAGCGATGCTTGGATTATTCATGCAGAAAATTTAGCGCCAAAACCAAATCTCGCAACCATTGGTCCAATTATTCACAGCCTCTCCGGTCTCGCTGCGCTCGACCCTCCTTGCCAGGGAGGGTGACTTTCTATCTCTTGTTAGCGGCAGGGCGCGAGCCCTCCGGTCTAACGCGCCGCCCCTCGGGGCGCGTTGGCGGCCGGGTACAGCGGCGCCCGCCCGGGGCCTTACGGCCAGCGGCTCACCATTGACTCAGCAGATCCTGATTAAACCGACAGCTCGCGCCGTTCCGCTAAAAAATGCGTCACAGCGTTACCTCCCCTTCATCCACCCCCTCCCAAAAACCATCGTTTGATCGCATCGAGTTGTTGGCCCAACACGGTTTCTGAGTCGGCGTGCTGCACATCCGAGTGACCGTCTGGTTTCTCCTCCCCTGACAAGACCTTCTCGCGAATCCGCCGGACGATTTCGCGATGCCGGTTGGCCGTGTAGCTGTCCGATTCGATCAATCGCGCCGTTCTCTCGAACAGCTCCTCCGCCTGGGCCCGATGTGCTGCCGTGATGCCGTCCGTTTTCGCGATCAGGGGGACCAGCGTGCGGACCATCAGGTCGATGTTGTCACTCTTTTTGTGCGACTCCTGCTGAACCTGGCTTGAAATCGTCGACAACTGTTCGCGTGCAGTCGCCGGCGCTTCGGCACTCGGCAGGATCGGATCGACGGACTCGGTAAAACGCTCCAATGCTTCCGTCAAAGCATCACCATCGCCGTCGGCTTGAACAACACGCGCCAGTGCCGCATCGACCAAGATCGCAGCCGCCTCTTTCTTGTCGGCCGCGGATTCGATCCGTGACGCGATCAGGTCCAGCAGGGTGTCCGAGGTGCCGGCGATCGCGGCCACGCGCGACATCGCGATCGAGACCGAGTGGGGACTGAGGTCCTCGTTGCTGGAATAATTATCGTAGCTGGTGCGAGACGCGATTCGTTTGGCGTAGGGATAGACCATCCCCGGTTGGCCGCTCGGCAAGACGACCGCGCGCAACGCTTGATCGAGCGATCGCCAGATGTCCTGATCCAATTCATCGGCATCCAATGCCAGATCGGCATTCGGTTCACGCCGCCCCAATTGTTTTCCCGTCAGATCGGAATACAAATCGACCAATTCCAACAATCGCGGTGTCAGTTCATCGGTGCCGTCATCGACGGGAGAGGGAGGAGCGTTTTGGTTGGTGTTGATCGTGAACGCGTCGGTTCCCCCGCCGATCGAACGGATCGGCGGACCATTTTGAAGCGCCAGATTCAACGCCCTGGCGGAAGTTTGGATGTCGCCGCGTTTGGCAGCAATCCTCGCGATCTTGAGGCACGCATGGAGTTGCAGAATCGTCCGTGGGGCACCGGACTCCGAGGACGTCTGGATCGAATCCAACAGTGCCGCAAGGGACGCGTCGTCTCCGCCCAGTGATGCGATCGCGAGATTCAGTCCGGGTTTCTGCAGCGTCTCGGCCAAAACGCGAAGGTAGCTGCCGACGTTCTCTGCGATTTGCTCGGCCGTCGCTGAGTCACTTTTGGATGCGGCCGATGCAACGACGAACAATCCCGTCAGGGGTTGCAACGCGGTGGCCTGGGGTGTGTCCGTCGCGTCACGAATCGTCGCGACGTCTGGCAAGCGTTCGGTCAACGTGTCGGCCAAGCCATCCACGTCGTCGGGGCGAATCTTCAGCGCGATCAACAGCTGTGCCGCGGGGATCGACCAATCCTGCGATCGTTTCGCCGAAATCGATGCCAACGAATCGTAAAACGACTGCAGCGTCTCACGTCCCGCGTCGGATTGGGCTGCCGAATCGATTGCGATTTGTAACGCCGGATCAATGTCCGCGTTGACCATGACCTCCAGCGGCAGATCCAGCAATCGGAGGGCCAGTTCATCGTCGGGGGCATCAATTGATTCGCGGAGGACGTCCAGGTACTCGGCCGACGACTCGGGCGTGATCCTTTCCGACGCTTGTTCGGCTAGTTTCTTGGCATCGTCGATCGACAGGCCGCCGCCCCAGCGTTTCGCTTTGGCGAACCGTTCCGGGCTGGCGATCAGTTGTTGGAAAATGATCAACGCGTCGATCGGAAACCCGATCTCGTTCAACTTTTCGGCAATCGATTGATAGGCTTGGATCTCTTGATAGTCCCCGTAGCCCGGGTTGTATTGGTCATCGGCCGAATGATCCGTTTTGGCGTAGGCGTCGAGCAAGACGTTTCGGGCCCGTGGCTTTTGACCATCCTTGGCGAGAACGTTGACGAGCCGTGCACCGACGGAAAATCGCATGTCGGTGCCGGAGACATTCGGATCGATCGCGGCGGCCTGATAAATCGAAATCAGCAAGGCGTTCTTGTCTTTGAAATCGGCGACCGACTCCAGCACCTGGCCACCCTGCCACAGCAAACCGCCGCTGATCGCCAGCGTGTCACCGCCTTTTGCGGCGACGATTGCGTCGGAACTCATCAGCTCACGAATCGACTCGACGGCCGCGTCACGTTTGTCATCGTCGGCCGCGTCCACGAGTGCCGACAAGAACCGTGACGACGGTGCGAGCGACGTGTCTTGACGGGCTTGCTCGGCGGCTTCATCAAAACGCTCCCGCGCCTCGTCGTCGCTGCGGAGCAACGTCATGATCTCTTTCAAGGGGCCCTTCGCCGTGCCGCCGGAAGAACGGCTGGTCACACGCCACGTCGAAGACGTCGTCGTGAATGCGTCGGGGCTGCAAATCACCTCGATCATGGTCTGGCGGATTTCAGGAATCTTTTCACGGTCCGGCGCCGGGATGCTGTCGATGTAGCGATAGAAGTCTCGCTTGACCTGCGAATTCTTCAAGGCGTGAGCGACAAACCTTCGCTTGGCGTCGGTGTACGGTTTGCGCCGCCCGACGTTGATCAGCGTATTGAATCGGTAGCTTTGAATGGCTTCGGGATCGATCTTCATCAATCGTTCAAACATCGCGTCATAGTGACCGCCGCGTTCAACGGCACGGGTCATTTCGTAAACATGACGGCTGATCAATTGTGGTTCCTTTTCGAACGCATCCAAATACATCTCTGCCGACTTTGTGAATTGGTTGGCTTTGTAGAGTGCAGCGGCGCGCGCGAGCAATTGGTTCGGATCATTCGGTTTGGACTTCGCAATCTCACTCCACAAGGCGCTGGCGTCCTGTTGTTTCCCCGCGGCGGTGTACAGTTCGGCCAACTCCATCCTGGCCCGCACCGAGGCGGGCGCCGCGGCAACGCGTCGTTTCGCTTGTTCGATCAGGGGGTCGAGGCGTTTGGCGTTTTTCAGAATCGAAACGGCTTGCCGGCGGTAGTACGCCGAATTGCTGGACGATCCCCGGCCGCTGTTCAACTTTTTGAGCACCGTGTAGGCGACCTCCGCAGCGGCCTCCTGGTCGTCGTTGGCCAAAAACGCGTTCGCGATCTGCAATTCGGTGCGTTCATCGCGCGCACGCCCGCCCCGTAAACGCCGCAACATCGCGGTGGCCTTGTCGTTCATCCCGAGTCGACGCAGCTGGTCGGCCAACGCCAACTGAGTCCGGGTGTCCATCCGCATCCCGAACAGACGCTCGGCGGCCTGCTTGGCTCGTTCCACGTCGCCGAGTTGCGAAGCCAGGTTCAGCGCCGCCATCTCTTTGCGAACCAGCATCCCGCTATCGAGCGGATCGAACGAGTCGAGCGTCTCCAACGCCACCCGTGGTTGTGAAAGCTCACTCGCCAGCCGGGCCTGTTCGATTCGCAAGTCGACGTCATCGGGGAATTCACGGGCAAGCTGGCTGATGCGCGAATAACATTCCTGCGGACGCTTCATCCACCAGCAGGCGAACGCGGCCAACACCCGACGCGTCTTTTGTTCGTGCACGGACGCCCCCGCCAGCGGTCGATCCAGGTGCGCGATCACTTCGTCGCTCACGTTGATGCCCCGCGGCTGGCCGTTGCTTTGCGAGCTGGGCATCAGACTGGAAAGCTCGTTGATGATTTGTTGGTTCAACAGATGCAACGACAGGGGAGCTTTGACCTGGAACGAAGAGTAGCTGTTCTGCGAACTGCGGACGTACGTGTTGAGGGTTCCGTTGGACAGGGCGGTGCTGCGCCGCGCGGCGACGCTATTGTGCTCGATCGCTTGGGCGAGCACCGCGTCGAGAATCGCCAAGCGATGACGCTCGACAAAGTCGGCCCCGTGTGGTCCAGACGTCACCAGGTGGCCGGCCGTCCCCGATACGGTACTCCACGTCACTGATTTTCCTGTCGTGTCGTCACGCACCGCGGGCATCAACCGTTCCACCAAAGCGTCAGCCTGATCGACTTGATTGACGTTTAAATAGTACGACATCGCGGTCAAAATTTCGTTCAGCGACGCGTCTGCTGGTGGCGGTTGCAAGGCGTATTCGTTTGCCCGCGTCGTGTCGCCCACGGCGTTAAAGTGGCTCGACAGGATCACGCGATAGTCCGCAAGCGTCGACCACGAGGTGGATCTGCCGGAGTTGCCGCTTGCCGCAGCGTCGACCTGTGCTTGTTCGTACAGATCCAGTACCAGCTGCAACTGTTTCTCAGTCAACGTGCTGTCCGTGTCAGCGGGCGCCGCGTTGTCGCCGCTGCTGGATTCGTTTTGCGCAGCCGAGCGGATCTTCCCCGTCAACATGCTGCGCAGCGAGACCGCTCCCTCCTTAGGGTCCAGTTCCGCCAGTCGCCAATTCAGCTTTTCGGTGAGTTCTTTGTCGTCGCCACTGGCTGGTCTGGATGTTGTGGTCGAGGTCACCGAACCCGCAATCGACCGGAGTGCCCGGTGCTCCCAAATCAAGTTGGCGTCTTCGATTTGGTCGACCGCCGGAAGTGCGACGGTTTGTTCGATCAACGCATCGATTTTCGCTTTCGCTTCATCGCTCGGAAAACGTTTGGCGATCGCGACCATTTCCACGGCGGCGGCTAGGACCCGTGCGTGCCCGAACGAGGACGGGTCGGTGGTCGAGTAACTCGATGACATGCTGGAATAATTGCTGCTGGCGTAGCGACCGACGCGATAGTTTCGCGCCAACGTGTAGGAGCTGCCCGTCCAACGATTTGGACTGGTGGCGTAACCCGGTGGACGCGACGTGCTGCTTGATGTGCGGGCGGTCTGCGTTCGTGCCGTCGGAGGCAACGCGTCCAGTGGCAGATCCAGTTTCCGAAGTTCAGCGGCCAGATCGATCGCGCGGCGGTGCGGCGCGGGGAAGGTGTTTTCGTCGCCGTCTAGCGTTTCATCGTCACCTCGCTCGTAAAGCAACAACTGGGCGAGCATCAGTTTGACGTCCCACAGACCGGGATCCCGGCGGACGGCTTCTTCACAGATCGCGATCGCCGTCGACCGATCACCCCGCCGAACCGCCGAACGGATCATCGAACCCAACCGCGTCGGGTCGGAGGCAAGTGAGATCCGGTCGCTGAGTGCCGACTTGATGTCGATCATGCCGGCGTCGAGTTGCAGTTGAACCAGTTTGAAACGGTTCTCGGGCGTGTCTGCCAACGCGACG
Encoded here:
- a CDS encoding IS1182 family transposase; protein product: MNNPSIATQRGQARTNRPERTQIEMRMLSLDQLVASDHRVRLVWDYCQSLDLSPFYEPIKSLQGTRGRNPIDPRILFALWFYATLEGITSARRIAELTTRDFCYLWICGGVTVNYHTLSDFRTKHTEELEQLLSDSITVLLNEKLITLETIGQDGMRVRASAGSSSFRSEPTLQRMQEEAEKYLKELNEQSEQENQAEVSAAEQAARQRAAEERLERIKAAQDNLEELERRRREKKSRKSKSTPRASTTDPEAVRMKMGDGGFRPAFNVQFATDGQTRIVVGVDVNNQGSDMGQMLPVYESVCSTYGVVPGQYIVDGGFIKAADIDALDAAGTTVYGAVQGAEKAVADGKTPYQAKPTDSDAMGRFRERMGTEEAQAIYQQRPSIAEFPNAECRNRGLNQFSVRGQRKALGQTLWHVLVNNFNRFQHLGFLPHLMGEHSAPPASS
- a CDS encoding tetratricopeptide repeat protein; translation: MLLRRPRPGTALDRVYGFHVQNGSLDDFIASLDVPDDAPDAGRQRMILGLLQAQRGRQALAAEAFAKAESLLGDDYASSYFLGRSLLAVGQTEKAAAALERAIERQPARNEALPIFTELGRIYSRAGQSEKAIEVWQKLEALFPGDTRVGGQIAGTLADEGNVSEALQRFERLAKTARKDDEKIAFAVQAAEMRRRLGQTEQCTEALEAILARLRPGSWLYSDVRNRIEEGFLKSGDYDALANYYQQKLAGSPDDLALQVRLGRILVSARRIDEAAETLRRAAERAPEDADVRLALIDVLVNQGDMAAAADQFEQLAEQDPDNPDYLIRWGQILLEDDDRPLAARRDAAAGVWQQLADRREDDAVTLSQIADRMRGIDRKDDAIGLYQQAIQVDPDSPQYREYLGEYLFRLDRKDEAIETWNSIAEGDRRSRDSLVRLAEIFATFKEDERSLTAWREASELDLTFPQELRFAQNLRDAELYDEAISRLDAAANIAETPDEQEQLLKDRIATYQQAGTLEQQIAQQQSADPTVQNLRTLAMMHAAAGQLADAEAAIRDAIEQQPDAPSVLLVAAEISERQNRFADAAATFQKLARVDVRFQTNYLQRVADLQMRLGQVDQAMQTCDALIDANPASPESYQFLARLALRAGRDDQAFTALRRAMNVAPRDNGPRRMLASAFADRYRTEEAVELYWQAMRYEPEADDRIGLVKQLAPLYDRQNEMDTLIGRIEQSAADDVDNRTLQLMIAAAHEAVQDYGAARKAIDRLLAGQPRDVSLLEAMVRLSDMADDVAMAAEFQERIVALADTPENRFKLVQLQLDAGMIDIKSALSDRISLASDPTRLGSMIRSAVRRGDRSTAIAICEEAVRRDPGLWDVKLMLAQLLLYERGDDETLDGDENTFPAPHRRAIDLAAELRKLDLPLDALPPTARTQTARTSSSTSRPPGYATSPNRWTGSSYTLARNYRVGRYASSNYSSMSSSYSTTDPSSFGHARVLAAAVEMVAIAKRFPSDEAKAKIDALIEQTVALPAVDQIEDANLIWEHRALRSIAGSVTSTTTSRPASGDDKELTEKLNWRLAELDPKEGAVSLRSMLTGKIRSAAQNESSSGDNAAPADTDSTLTEKQLQLVLDLYEQAQVDAAASGNSGRSTSWSTLADYRVILSSHFNAVGDTTRANEYALQPPPADASLNEILTAMSYYLNVNQVDQADALVERLMPAVRDDTTGKSVTWSTVSGTAGHLVTSGPHGADFVERHRLAILDAVLAQAIEHNSVAARRSTALSNGTLNTYVRSSQNSYSSFQVKAPLSLHLLNQQIINELSSLMPSSQSNGQPRGINVSDEVIAHLDRPLAGASVHEQKTRRVLAAFACWWMKRPQECYSRISQLAREFPDDVDLRIEQARLASELSQPRVALETLDSFDPLDSGMLVRKEMAALNLASQLGDVERAKQAAERLFGMRMDTRTQLALADQLRRLGMNDKATAMLRRLRGGRARDERTELQIANAFLANDDQEAAAEVAYTVLKKLNSGRGSSSNSAYYRRQAVSILKNAKRLDPLIEQAKRRVAAAPASVRARMELAELYTAAGKQQDASALWSEIAKSKPNDPNQLLARAAALYKANQFTKSAEMYLDAFEKEPQLISRHVYEMTRAVERGGHYDAMFERLMKIDPEAIQSYRFNTLINVGRRKPYTDAKRRFVAHALKNSQVKRDFYRYIDSIPAPDREKIPEIRQTMIEVICSPDAFTTTSSTWRVTSRSSGGTAKGPLKEIMTLLRSDDEARERFDEAAEQARQDTSLAPSSRFLSALVDAADDDKRDAAVESIRELMSSDAIVAAKGGDTLAISGGLLWQGGQVLESVADFKDKNALLISIYQAAAIDPNVSGTDMRFSVGARLVNVLAKDGQKPRARNVLLDAYAKTDHSADDQYNPGYGDYQEIQAYQSIAEKLNEIGFPIDALIIFQQLIASPERFAKAKRWGGGLSIDDAKKLAEQASERITPESSAEYLDVLRESIDAPDDELALRLLDLPLEVMVNADIDPALQIAIDSAAQSDAGRETLQSFYDSLASISAKRSQDWSIPAAQLLIALKIRPDDVDGLADTLTERLPDVATIRDATDTPQATALQPLTGLFVVASAASKSDSATAEQIAENVGSYLRVLAETLQKPGLNLAIASLGGDDASLAALLDSIQTSSESGAPRTILQLHACLKIARIAAKRGDIQTSARALNLALQNGPPIRSIGGGTDAFTINTNQNAPPSPVDDGTDELTPRLLELVDLYSDLTGKQLGRREPNADLALDADELDQDIWRSLDQALRAVVLPSGQPGMVYPYAKRIASRTSYDNYSSNEDLSPHSVSIAMSRVAAIAGTSDTLLDLIASRIESAADKKEAAAILVDAALARVVQADGDGDALTEALERFTESVDPILPSAEAPATAREQLSTISSQVQQESHKKSDNIDLMVRTLVPLIAKTDGITAAHRAQAEELFERTARLIESDSYTANRHREIVRRIREKVLSGEEKPDGHSDVQHADSETVLGQQLDAIKRWFLGGGG